CTTTTTACCACCCCTCTGAGTTCAGGCGACATTTTGGCAAACTCTTCGGCAAGACGCTGAGAATCAAGCATGCCAAGTTGAACATGCCCCCTTGCTACAACTGTGGCACTTCTTACATTACCTTCAGAAAGAAATGATGCAATACTTCCCACAAATGAACCATTGCTTATACTGATCAATTTAAGTTTTCCTTTGGGTGTTTCCTTGATGATATCAACGATGCCTTCCAGAATGACCCACATCCAGTTTCCGTAATTTCCCTCAAAAACAATTTCGTCACTGTCGAAAAACTCTTCTTCGTCTATGACATACATGTAATCCACTATAGGACCCTTGACCAACGGCAACTGTGTCTTTTTCCCTTTTGCCGTCTCGGATTTATCTTTAAAAGTTACCGGTCCTAATTTTTCTATCTTGCCGTCATCCACCATCCTGGTGCCATCCAAGATGATTTCCATACGATTTTTATTTATTACATTTTTTTTATCCACATCTTCCATGCAGAATTCAAACTCACCCTCTATCCATCCAAATAGAGAATAAAGTGCATCCAAACCTGACAAAGGGCCATTGGAAGCATCCACTGGGTTACCGTTGTTCACATATATTAAACCGGGCTCCTCGGCGTATTTGCTGGTGATGTGCAATATCCCTTCGCTGTTGTTGGTACCAAGTATCTGCAAAAGCTCTCCCAGATTTAGAAAGTCAAGTTTTCCTGAAAAGGCGCTATTTTTGTTCATGGTCTGCTTTTTACTGTTCCCAGTTCAGTTCTTTTCTTAGGGATTGTAAAGTTAATTTTAAGCATGCCTGCAAAGTTTTTCCCACGCCTTCTCCGGTAACCGCACTCGATTTAAATGAAGGGACCTTGAGCTGCCGGTTTAAGTCTTTTTCCATTTGTTCAAGGGGCAACAGTGGAATCCCTTCCTTACCCAGATCCCGCTTATTGTATTGCATGACCAGAGGGACTTTTAAAATGTTAAGGCCATACTCTTTTAAGTTCTGGTGCAGATCCTTGAGGGAAAGCATGTTTTTTTGACGTCTGACTTCGAGAGAATCAGCCACAAAAACGATACCGTCAACTCCCCTTAAAACAAGTTTTCGGGTGGACGAATATTGCACCTGTCCCGGAACGGTATATAAATGAACCCGCACATCGCAGCCTTTCATTTTTCCCAGTTCCATTGGGAGAAAATCAAAAAAGAGGGTTCGATCACCGTCGGTATTAATGGATACCATATCGGTGGTTACCTGTTTTTTATAGGATTTGTGAATATACTCAAGATTTGTAGTTTTCCCACACCTGCCAGGTCCGTAATATACTATTTTACACTCTATTTCCCGTTTTTTCAAATTAACGATAGCCATGCAATCAAGCTCCAAATGTGAATATTCAACTCTAAATAGTAAAAAGTATCACCGTTTTTGTTTACCCATCGACGACCTTGATGTCCAAACTGCAATCCCCCTTTTTGGGTCCTGATTTTATATATGTCATATTGGAAACAATCCCAGAACCGTTAAATATGGCTATGGGAGAAAAAAATTGAATGTCATCTATCCTAAATCCCACCTTCAAGTTTTTAATACGCCCCTGATCCCCGGTCGGTACCATGACATTGATCACGTTTCCCTGCTGAAAAGTCACATCAAGTTCAATGGCTCTGCCTTTTTGAGGTCCTTTATTCGACATGATTACGATAGAGCTGATATCAGGAACCTCTTCTTCATTTTCCTCCAAATCAAGAGGCTCGGTTTTTGTCGTTTTTTTAACTTCATTAAGGGTTTTCTTTATCCCTTTTTTCTCAAGGCTGCTTTTAAGAAAAAGTCGAACTTGTTCCAATTGATCGTTTCTAAACAGACGACTGGTTATCCATTGGTTATATTGCTCTATGGCGTCATCCGGAGCAGATAACGCCATATAACACCTGACAATATTCTTGGCCGCATTCACCCGTAAGGATTCCACCCTTATCAAATTTTCAAGTTCTTTTAAAGCCCTTTTATATTGGCCGAATTTCGCCAGATTAAGCGCACCTTCAAGTGCGGCTTCATCCTTTCCCATTTTTCGGGAAAAGAACTTTTTGTTTTTAATAATCTCCTGCGTCTTTTTTGTCATCTTTGGTGACGCAGGTGTATTTTTTTTTCTAAAGTCAGATTCAAGTGCTCCCAATTTTTGCGAAATGACGTGAATAAGGTTTTGCCGGTTTTTAATGGTATTACTTTTCAGAATTAATTCGGAGGCGATATTATATTTTTCCATCGCTTCCTGCAACAATCCCTGATCGCGATATACCTCCGCCTGCTGCAATAATGATTTGATGGTATTCATTGTGCGCTTAGCATTATAATATCGACAAGTTACGACTTTAGAAAAAATACCGCGCCGCTTAGCAGTTTATCAATTTAAAATAGGATTACACTTTCTAACAGCTTGTTTAGATTATTTATTTCAATATCTACCTTTTTTTTTACCAATCAGGTAAAAACTGCGAATAGTGCCTGATTGCACCATAATGTGCTGTCCTGTCAAACAAAATATATTTTATACCTCGTTTTTAGGGTAAATGTCAATATAGTAAATCATATAAATATGTTGACAATAATTATAATTATGTTATCGAATCCCTGTAACTTAATACTATATATAAGGAGATTTTCCATGGATAAAAAAGTAACCGTAGTCGGAGCCGGTAATGTGGGTGCCACAGCTGCCCAGAGGCTGGCAGAAAAAGAACTTTGTGATGTCGTTTTGGTTGATATTATTGAAGGCGTACCCCAGGGAAAAGCTTTGGATCTTACCGAAGCTGCACCTATCGAAAAACACGATGCGCATCTTGCGGGAACCAATACATATGAGCAATCAAAAGACTCAGACATTGTAATCATTACCGCGGGCATTCCACGAAAGCCAGGCATGAGTCGTGATGATCTTATCAGTACCAACGCGGGAATAATGAAAAACGTGACGGAACAGATCGCCAAGCTGTCCCCTGAGGCCATATTGATTGTGGTAAGCAATCCCCTTGACGCCATGTGCCAAGTTGCCTTTGATACAAGCGGGTTTCCCAAACAGCGAGTAATCGGAATGGCCGGTGTATTGGATTCAGCACGATTCAGGGCTTTTATTTCCATGGAGCTTAACGTTTCCGTTGAAAATACCCACGCTTTTGTTCTTGGCGGTCATGGAGATACAATGGTACCTTTACCTCGGTATTCCACCGTTGCAGGAATACCTATTACGGAGCTCCTCCCCAAAGACCGTATTGACGCTATGGTTGAAAGAACCGCAAATGGCGGTGCGGAAATCGTCGGGCTGCTGAAAACCGGGAGCGCGTATTATGCGCCTGCTTCTGCAGCAGTTGAAATGGCCGAATCAATCCTCAAAGACAAGAAAAAGATCCTTCCATGCGCGGCCTATCTTGAAGGAGAGTATGGCATCAATGATCTATTTATCGGTGTTCCGGTGAAACTTGGGGCAGCAGGTGTTGAGGATATTATCCAGATTGACCTGACTGAGGCAGAAAATGCGGCACTCAAAAAATCGGCCGACGCCGTACAAGAGCTCAAGGAATTACTAAAAAAGCTAGGAAGCTAGGAAGTCAGTAAGCTGGGGAGTTAGGATGTAAGAGGACATAAGCGCTAAGTTATTTTTGAGCCGGATGGACTGCTGAAGGCTTACAGAAGAAAATTAACATCCAACATCGAACGTCCAACATCGAATTTTGAATAAGGTATTCTGCCTGTTTTTTTTAAAATGGCGGAGCGAAGCGATTTCATCATTCGATGTTCAATGTTGGATGTTCGACGTTCATCGCTTCCCGGACTCCCAGCTTACTTGCTACTGACTCTGCTGTTTTGTAGCTTATGCCGGGTACAGCACTCAATTCTTCGATGCTTGCTGACCTTATTTTTGTAATACTTTTAAAATGCCTGAGCAGTATTTGTTTTCTCTTTTTTCCAATCCCCGGAATGGTATCAAGCACAGACCGCATGGATGTTTTTCCTCTGCGCTTTCGATGAAAAGAAATAGCAAACCGGTGCGCTTCATCCCTCACTCTTTGCAGGAAAAGCAACAGATCCCCTTGTTTGGCAAAATTGACCGGGTTTACTCTGCCGGGCTTATATATTTTATCCTGTACCTCTCCTCTTTTCTCATCTTTTTTAGCGATGCCGATAATATCAAATCTACCCTCTAGGTTGAGATCTTTAACCACTGAAACGGCAATATTCAGTTGACCTTTTCCCCCATCCACCACCAAAAGGTCTGGAAAAGGCTTTGATTTTTCTCCCTTGCCGTAACGTCTTCTCAACACTTCATTCATGTAAGCATAATCGTTATGTTTGGAAACCGTATTGATTGCATAACGTCGATAGGCCGACTTTTTCGATTTTCCATTTTCAAAAACAACCATGCCCGCCACCGGCTCCTTTCCTGATATGTTGGAGTTGTCAAAACATTCAATTCGCTTTGGCAGTCGGTTTATTTTTATTTTTTTCTGAAGTCTGGCCAGAATTTTTCTATCGGCAGATAAGGAAGCCATCTCTTCTTTCAGACCGATATCTGCATTCCTGTCCGCCATCGCCATAAGCTTTGCCTTTTCACCTCTTCTTGGCCAGAGAATACTTACTTTTTTCCCTTTGATGCTCTTTAACCATTCCTCGATTAAGGCAGAATCTTCAACCAGCATCGGGGTAAGTATTTCTTGGGGAATAAAAGGCTCTTTCTCATAGTACTGCCTGATAAATATTCCGATTGTTTCAGCATGGCTTGACAGGGTTTCGCAGAAAACAAAATTTCGAGTTCCCACCAGAACCCCCCCGCGGACAATCAAAACAGTGATGAGAGTCAATTCATGGGACCCGGCAATCCCTATCACATCCCGGTCAATAAAATCAGTTGAAACAACCACCTGTTTTTCAACCGTCTTTTCTAAGGCAAACATTTTATCCCTTAACATGGTAGCAGTTTCATAATCCTGATTGTCTGCTGCGGATATCATCTCTTTTTTTACTTTCTGTATGAGATCGCATGTACTTCCTTTTAAAAACAGAATAACTTCCCTGACAATTTCCCCGTAAACATCTCTATCAATATCATTGCAGCAGGGGGCAAGACATCTTTGCATTTGGCTGTTGAGACATGGTCGGGTTCTTGTTTTAAAATCGCTGGTGTGGCACTTGCGAAGTTTGAAGGTTTTATTGATCATCTTCAGGGTTTGTTGAACTGCTGCAGAAGAAACAAACGGTCCAAAATACATGGATCCGTCTTTCTTTATTTTACGGACAATAGTGAGGTTTGGATAGGGATGAGTGGTATCCAATCGTATGGAAGGATAACGCTTATCATCTTTTAAAAAAACATTGTAGCGTGGTTTGTATCGCTTGATTAAATTCGACTCGAGAATCAACGCTTCTTTTTCGCTGATTGTCACTATGGTATCAAAACGTTCAATTTTTTTTACCAGCACACTTGTTTTTATATCCGGCTGAACGGGTTTAATAAAATATGAGGCCAGTCTTTTTTTAAGATTTCGCGCTTTGCCGATGTAAATGATGGTACCTGCCGTATCTTTCATGAGATAGACACCCGGACCTGATGAAACCCTTGATAATTGGTCCTTGATACCGGATGTTTTTCGATTTTTATTTGGTGTTAAATTCACTGTCAAATACAATCATTTCTTTCAGGTGTCTGATCTGATCTCTTATTTGGGCGGCTTCTTCAAATTTAAGGGCTTTGGCTGCTTTTTTCATCTCTTTATCCAAAGATTTGATGATATCATCTAAATTATCCAAAGATTCAAATCCGACCACATCTTCAGACACCATGCTTATTTCCGGGGTGCTAAAATCATCCTCAAAAGAAAACACCTCGGCTATATCTTTTTTAATACTTTCAGGGGTAATCTTATGCCTCCGGTTAAAATTAGCCTGGATTTCCCTGCGGTGGTTCATCTCATCAATGGCTTCTTTCATGGATTTTGTCATGTGTTCAGCATACATGATTACTTTGCCGTTAATATTTCTGGAAGCGCGCCCGCATGTCTGAATCAAAGATCTTGTTGAACGCAAAAAACCTTCTTTATCCGCATCCAATATGGCCACCAGTGAGACTTCCGGTATATCCAGTCCTTCCCGAAGAAGATTGATGCCAATCAACACATCAAATTGGCCTGTTCTAAGATCTTTAATGATATCCATTCTTTGTAAAGTTTTTATATCGGCGTGAAGATAGCGTACCTTTACTCCCAAATCAAAATAATACTCCGTAAGATCTTCCGCCATCCTCTTGGTCAGGGTGGTGACCAGAACTCTTTGGCCATTTTTTTTACGCAGTAAAATTTCTTCGTAAAGATCATCCACCTGATTTATTGCACTCCTGACATCAATCTCCGGATCAATCAAACCGGTGGGTCTCACTATCTGTTTAACCACAGCGTTTTTTCCCTTTTTAAGTTCGTAATCCGCAGGAGTGGCCGATACATAGACAGTTTGTTTAATTCTGGATTTGCATTCTTCAAATTTAAGGGGACGGTTATCCAGGGCAGAAGGCAACCTGAACCCATATTCCACCAAGGTTTTTTTGCGGGATCTATCTCCTTTGTACATGCCACGCAGTTGAGGCATGGCAATATGACTCTCGTCAAAAAAAACCAGAAAATCATCGGGAAAATAGTCTAGCAGCGTTGGCGGGGGTTCTCCTGCCGCCCTTTGAGTTAAATGCCTGGAATAGTTTTCTATTCCGTTGCAATATCCAAGTTCTGATATCATTTCAAGGTCGAAATCGGTTCGCTCTTCGATCCGCTGGGCTTCAATCAACTTGTTTTCTTTTCTGAAATAGTCGATCCGTGACTTTAACTCTTCTACAATCGTTTCAGTCGCCTGTTTTAACCTGGATTTATGAGCAACATAATGACTGGCGGGAAATATAGTCACATCCTGAAGCTTTTTAATAACCGTGCCTCTAAGAGAATCGATTTGGGCAATGCCTTCTATCTGGTCGCCAAAAAAATCGATGCGAATGGCCATTTTTTCTTCATATGCCGGGAATATCTCGACACGGTCGCCCCTCACTCTAAAAACGCCTCTGTGAAAATCAAAATCATTTCTTTCATAATGCATGGAAACCAGGCCTGACAACATCCTGTCTCGATTGACCTCCTCATTATTTTCAATGTTGATACGCATGGAAAGATAGTCTTCCGGGGCACCTATTCCGAATATGCATGAAACGCTGGCAACGACAATCACATCCTTTCGTGAAAGCACGGACCGCGTTGCGCTGTGACGCAATTTATCGATCATTTCGTTTATGGATGAATCTTTCTGAATATACGTATCACTGGAAGGAATGTAGGCTTCGGGCTGGTAGTAATCGTAGTAACTGACAAAATACTCAACCGCATTTTCCGGAAAGAGAATTTTGAATTCGTTATATAGCTGGGCGGCTAAAGTTTTGTTCGGGGCAATCACCAGAGTCGGTTTCTCCACCCTATCAATTACATTGGCCATGGTGAATGTCTTGCCGGAACCGGTGACGCCAAGCAAAACATTATGTGGCTTTCCGCATAAAATATTTTTACTTAATTCTTTTATGGCGTTGGGCTGATCACCCTTGGGGGTGAAATCGGAAACTAATTTAAATAAAGACATGATGTGTTTGGCACGAAAAAATCGGTCATTTATTGCTGGTCACAACCGGCTGGTTGTTTTTTATTTTGAAAAGTGATGTTACGGGTTACGGGTTGCGCGTTTCGCGTTACGGGTTATCAAATAAAGGACTATTTTCGATTAACAACTCGCAACACGTAACTCGCAACATGCGGTGTTCAAGATGAAATCCATTTCAGGGTTAATCAAGGCCGGGCATTCAGAACCCGGATACATCCATTTCACTTTACCTTCCAGACAGTTCCCTCCGGTCCATCTTCAAGTTTGATATTCATTTCCTCAAGCTGTTTTCTGATAAAATCCGCCTTTTCCCAGTCTTTGGCCTTTCTGGCAGCAAAACGCTCCTGAACCATTTTATCTACTTGGGCGGCATCAAACGATGTATTGCCAAGCCGGAAAGATTTTTTGTTATCAAAGTACGTTTGGGGCGATTCTGTTAATATCCCGAGAATTCTGCCTATCTTAAGGATATCTGCCCGGCCGGATTTGACGGTTTTTTCAACTTCACCAGAGAGATTGTCCGATTTTTCATCCAGCAACCGGTTGATCATACGTACAGCGCCAAAAAGAACACCCGTACCACGGGCAGTGTTAAAATCATCATTCATTGCATGGGAAAAATCCTTCCATACGGCTTGGTTGCCTTCAAATTTTTCACTTAATGGTGGTCCGATTCTCTTTTCCATGCGTTGGAGAACTTTGTAAATCTTATCGAGCCCGGTGCTTGATTCATCCATCGCTTTATCGGTAAAATCGATCGGACTGCGATAATGATTGGAAAGCAGGAACAGGCGAATGGCTTCCGGATGATAAGATTTCAATACATCCTTTATCATCAGAAAATTCCCCAGAGATTTGGACATCTTTTCCTGGTCGATGTTTATAAACCCATTATGCACCCAGTATTTAACAAATTGTTTTCCAAAGGCTGCTTCGGACTGGGCAATTTCGTTTTCATGATGAGGAAAAGTCAGATCTCTTCCGCCTCCATGAATATCAATTGTTTCTCCAAGCAAGGCATAGATCATCGCGGAGCATTCGATATGCCAGCCGGGTCTCCCTTTTCCCCAAGGACTTTCCCATGAGGGCTCTCCAGGTTTTGCAGACTTCCATAAAGCAAAATCAAAAGGATTTCGCTTCCTTTTGTCTACATCAACCCTGGCGCCTGCCTCCATCTCTTCAAGTTTTCGACTGGAAAGCTTCCCGTAGTCCGGAAAAAGCTCTACGGCAAAATAAACATCGCTATCTATCTGGTAGGCCAAGCCTTTTTTTATTAGCTTTTCAACAAGTTGGATGATATCGTCGATATGCTCTGTGGCTCTGGGTTCAAGGGTCGCCCTTTCAACCTTTAACCCATCCATATCCGTATAAAATTCGTTTATATATTTTTCCGCAACTTCTGTTGAATCTATGCCAAGCTCTTTTGCTTTATTTATTATTTTATCATCCACATCGGTAAAATTTCTCACATAAGTGACTTCATATCCCTGTGACCTGAGATAACGTGCCATCACATCGAAAACCACCACGGATCTTGCATGACCGATATGGCAAGAATCATAAACAGTCGGGCCGCAGACGTACATTCGCACCCTTCCCTTTTCTATGGGTTGGAAAGTTTCTTTTTTTCTACCTAAAGTATTATAAATCTGTATAGTCATGTTAATATTTCCTATATGTTGAGATACACCTGCGGCGAATTCTTAAATGTTTGCATATTTATTAAATAAAGTTTGGTTACTTTTCTGCTTTTTAAATAAACATATTTTCAAACGTGTTTTGAACCGCAGAATATCGAACAAGGAATATCGAATGGCGAAGTTTTCCTTCGTAATTCTGTCACGTCTATGGCGTGATTCGATATTCAACATTTTATTCAATTAAAGCGACACATATCGCACCTATCCCTTCCCCCCTGCCGAACATTCCGAGGCCTTCGGTGGTGGTGGCTTTAATATTGATACAGTTTTGGTCCACATTCATAGCCAAGGCAATATTTTGTTGCATCTTTTCCCTGAAAGGGGAAATTTTCGGCTCTTGAGCAATCACAGTGGAATCTAGATTTACCAGCTTAAATCCCTTTTGGGTAATTTGCTTATATGTTTTTTCCAGCAGCTTAATGCTTGAAATCGCTTTAAATTTTTCATCCGTGGGCGGAAAATACAACCCGATATCCCCCAAGCCTGCCGCGCCAAAAAGTGCATCACAGATCGAATGAACCAGCACATCCGCATCTGAATGCCCCAGGAGTCCTTTTTCGAAAGGAATCACCACCCCGCCCACAATAAGTTTTCTCCCGGATATTAAACGGTGTACATCATATCCTGTACCGATTCGCATATATTATCCTGTTGTTAAATAGAGTGGATGGATTCGCCCAAAATCGGTTTTATCAGTAAAATTGATATTTTTTATAACATAAACGGTTTTGCCCGTAAAGGTTAACGATTGGAAGTTAAGAAAAAAGATACGTGCATTTGTCCTTTTATCCCCAGAACAGAGCAGGACTGATTTCATACCATGACAGCCCTGTCATTATCGACTTCCGGGGACAGGGGCTCATGATGCCGTTGATAACAAACAGATCGATGGTATGGTGCAAATCAAATTTCAGGGTAAGTTGGTCATAAAACAGTTTCAAGAGTCCCGTTTCAAACTTAAACCCGGTACTATGAGTCATGATGATATCCAGAAGATGGGAAAGCTTTTTCACCTCTTCAGCGCCCCAATCCGCAAAAATCAGGTTTAATAGCGTTTCCAAACAAATAAATCCTTTTTTACTGAATACCACCGGAATTTGCCTGACCACCGGAGCAATCATATAGGTGCTGTATGCGCCAAAATCAATGTTTCGCTCTTCCCATGCAGGACCTGCCGATGTTTTTAAAGGAATAAGAAGCCGTTGTTGATATCCCAGCAGGATAAGGTCGTTTTTTTCAGCTCTGGCAAGGTCAATCTCTTCATATGAAAGGGTGGTGCCAGCCGCATGCCGGTCAAAAAAATAATCCAGCAGACGGGCGTCGTATTCTGGAAATTGGCGATATAAAAGGGTGCGGAGCGCCTCTTGCTTCATGATCTCAAAAAGCCCCCAGTTCAGCAAAAACGCTGGGGTTGTATTCATACACCGGGGATGAGGATCGGGCAACTTCGGCAAAAGCCATCAGCTTTGGGCTGATAATACCGGAACCTTTGAGCACGGCGATCATGTGGCCTGTTTTGTTTTTCAGTCCATTACGAGAACATGCCCCTCCGATGCCGGCGCCGGAAACGGTATAATAGGTGCAAGCGCGTTTTATGGCAAGGACCAAATCCGGGATTTTTTCCCATTGCGCTTCATCCATCACTCTGAACAAATCATAAATGGCCTTCCTGGAGTCCCAAACCCCACTCAACCGTGCGTTCTTTACCAGCATCCGTGAAATATTGGGCATTTCATAGGACTCTCCCGGTTCAGCAAGCAGAATTCTGGAATCCCATTCCCCGCATTTTGCAGATCGTACCGGAATGATTAGCCTCCATCCCCAAAGCTCCAACAGCACTTCGGTCAGATGGTCACCGGCAATTTCCCTGATGTGGTTATAATGGGTGACATCATTCTCAACAAACCGATCAAGCACTGATGCAAACATCTCCACCAAAGCATCATCCTGCAAAAATGAGTTTAGCGCTTGTGCCAAATGAATCATGCTTAATACCCGGTTTCAATGACCCGATTCCATTTTAGGTGAAAAAATCACTTAACGGCAGTCGCTCTGTCGCCATGGATACGGCCATTATCCTGTCAGCGATATGCGTGGTCGTTTTTAGAGCAGGCCTCGCCAAAGTATTTAAACAAGGTGACCATACGATGGTCACTTTCTATCAACCACTCCGGATGCCACTGCACACCGACAATCCAGCTGGCATCGATTCCCTCGACAGCCTCAATAATCCCATCCGGTGCATGCGCCACGGCGTGAAGACCTTGACCCAGTTTGTCAATGGCCTGGTGGTGAAGGCTGTTAACCGATGCGTCGCCTTCACCGATAATTTCAGCCAGTCGGCTGCCCGGCAGCATTTTTACGGTATGAGACAGTAAATCTTTCGGATAATCGGGATAATAGTCATGCTTGGCGGCATGGGGTAACTGGGAGGCAATATCCTGCCAGAGTGTTCCACCTGCAACAACGTTCAACACCTGGATACCACGGCATATGGCCATGATGGGGAGATCGGCTTCCAGCGCCCAGTGAGACACCTGGATTTCCATGCTGTCTCTGGCAGGTGTCACCTTGCGCAGTCCCTTATGCGCGGACTGGTGATAGTGAACGGGATCAAGGTCGGGTCCGCCAATCAACAGCAAACCGTCAATCATTTGAAATAATTGTTTCAGAATCTTACGGGACTGAATGACCGGTAGGATAAGCGGTATGGCGTCAACTTTAAGCAGTGCGCGAATATAGCTGTCCGGCACGGCCGTGGATTGATTTCCCAGAATATCTTCACTTTCATGCCAGTATCCGGGAATACCGATTACTGGAGCCGGATGGCCGGATATCGTTGATGCTATCAATAAATACACCTTTTGGTTTTTACTGGCTTTTCCCTCTGTTTTGCTTTGGTATGCATTGTCCGTTTTACCAGGAGTTGAATCCCGATATGCAGTGGTAATGAAGAGCCAGCATGATTTATATTCTCTTACAACAAAGAGGCATTGAAATACTGTATCGATACATTATTGTCAATATGGTATTTTATGCCATAAAGAGTTAAAAATTCGGGATTTAGGGAGATATCGCTGTTTACTTTACATTGGTGTTTTGTTAAAGTTAGCCAAACAGTGGATTCAATGAATGAAACGGGTTTGCAGCGAAATATATTTCAAGAGGAGAATGAATGGACATCGCTAAGCTGATAAAAAAGACTATAAAAACAAGCCATAAGGCATTATCTGAATCAGAATCAAAGCAATTTCTTAAAAAATTTCACATTCCGGTCATCAAAGACACCGTTGTATCAAATAAAGATGAAGCAGTTAAAGCTGCGCAAAAAATCGGCTTCCCGGTGGTGGTTAAGGGACTCGGTGCCAATCTGCTCCACAAAACCGAACTGGGCCTGGTCCACCTGAATTTGACTGACTCTCAGTCCGTGGAAAATGCTGTCATCTCCATTGCTGAAAAAGGAGGAAACAGCCTGGAAGGCTTTTTGATCCAGCCACAACTCAAAGGGAAACGAGAGTTGGTGGCCGGTCTGTTTCACGATGATCAATTCGGGCCGGTGGTTATGTTCGGTACCGGAGGCGTGTTTGCCGAAGCCCTGTCTGATGTGACCTTTAGAATTGCACCCCTAACGGAAACAGATGCAAAGCAAATGCTCAATGAAATCAAAACCCATTCTCTGCTGGGAAATTTCAGAGGTGAAAATGCCGTTGACCGTGACCGGTTGGTGGATACCTTGCTGGGCCTTTCTCGAATCGGCATGGCGCATCCGGAGGTTTCTGAAATCGACATCAACCCGTTGATTATATCTGCCGACGGCAGCGTCTGTGCGGTTGACGCCCTGGTACTGATGGAAAACCATAAAAAGCAAAAAGAATACCTGCCCGCAGTCGATCCGCTCTTAATACGATCCATCTTTTATCCTGATTCCATTGCATTTGTCGGAGCATCTGCTCAAATCGGAAAATGGGGCTATACATTGTTGATAAATACTGCCACCGGTGGTTTTAAGGGAAAATTGTTTCTGGTAAACCCAAAAGGAGGAACGATTGCAGGCCATCGGGTTTATAAATCGGTTTCAGAAATTCCCGATGACATCGACCTGGCGGTGGTGACCATTCCTGCCTCCGGGGTGCTGGAACTGATCCCGCAATTCAAACATAAAAATATTAAAAATATGCTGCTGATCACATCCGGTTTTGCTGAAATCGGCCAAGAGGGAAGGAAGCTGGAAAAAGATCTGGTAAAAAAAGCCGAGGCTGCCGGCATACTGGTGCTGGGTCCAAATACAATGGGTATATGTAATCCCCATGCAGATTTTTATTGTACCGGTTCTCCGGTGAAGCCCATGCCGGGCTCAACCGCGGTCGTGTCCCAATCAGGGAATATGGGAGTACAGCTACTTGCCTTTGCAGATCAACAGGGCATTGGTATCCGCGGTTTTTGCGGTTCAGGCAACGAAGGGATGGTA
This region of Thermodesulfobacteriota bacterium genomic DNA includes:
- a CDS encoding acetate--CoA ligase family protein, yielding MDIAKLIKKTIKTSHKALSESESKQFLKKFHIPVIKDTVVSNKDEAVKAAQKIGFPVVVKGLGANLLHKTELGLVHLNLTDSQSVENAVISIAEKGGNSLEGFLIQPQLKGKRELVAGLFHDDQFGPVVMFGTGGVFAEALSDVTFRIAPLTETDAKQMLNEIKTHSLLGNFRGENAVDRDRLVDTLLGLSRIGMAHPEVSEIDINPLIISADGSVCAVDALVLMENHKKQKEYLPAVDPLLIRSIFYPDSIAFVGASAQIGKWGYTLLINTATGGFKGKLFLVNPKGGTIAGHRVYKSVSEIPDDIDLAVVTIPASGVLELIPQFKHKNIKNMLLITSGFAEIGQEGRKLEKDLVKKAEAAGILVLGPNTMGICNPHADFYCTGSPVKPMPGSTAVVSQSGNMGVQLLAFADQQGIGIRGFCGSGNEGMVTIEDFLDGFEIDPLTNTIMLYVESVKNGRRFFQSARRLGKKKPVVLLKGGQSRAGNKAASSHTGALTTDTKIFDAVCRQAGIVKVEQPMDLLDLAAAFSSLPLPKGNRAAIMTLGGGWGVVTADLCSQFDLEVPSLSPELIEQIDKILPTYWSRANPVDLVGENDTSIPITVIEELLKWDGCDAVINLGIVGRRIFIEDFTDSVLKSDPSYSAEFLDSVNATLAEFENQYIEHIAKLMEIHKKPVYGVSLLTDENDQTVFAVKDSPFKPLFYQTPERAVKAFSKMYQYQRFLDCT